From Marmota flaviventris isolate mMarFla1 chromosome X, mMarFla1.hap1, whole genome shotgun sequence, the proteins below share one genomic window:
- the Eif1ax gene encoding eukaryotic translation initiation factor 1A, X-chromosomal, with protein sequence MPKNKGKGGKNRRRGKNENESEKRELVFKEDGQEYAQVIKMLGNGRLEAMCFDGVKRLCHIRGKLRKKVWINTSDIILVGLRDYQDNKADVILKYNADEARSLKAYGELPEHAKINETDTFGPGDDDEIQFDDIGDDDEDIDDI encoded by the exons gtAAAGGAGGTAAAAATAGACGCAGAGGTAAGAATGAAAATGAGTCTGAAAAAAGAGAGCTGGTGTTCAAAGAGGATGGGCAAG AGTATGCTCAAGTAATCAAAATGTTGGGAAATGGACGATTAGAAGCAATGTGTTTCGATGGTGTAAAGAGGTTATGTCACATCAGAGGGAAATTGAGAAAAAAG gttTGGATAAATACTTCAGACATCATATTGGTTGGTCTTCGAGACTACCAG GATAACAAAGctgatgttattttaaaatacaatgcaGATGAAGCTAGAAGTCTGAAGGCTTATGGCGAGCTTCCGGAGCATG ctaaaatcaatgaaactgataCATTCGGTCCTGGAGATGATGATGAAATTCAGTTTGATGACATTGGAGATGATGATGAGGACATTGATGAT atCTAA